The DNA segment GGCTTTTTCATTCTGCAGGATGAagcatttctttcaaaaatgaaaactggttatttctaattttctgaggcatgctacttaaaaaaaaaaggaaatagaaaagtatACACAGCCCATTCCCCTTCCTCATCTCCCTTTCTGACGAGTCCCCTTCTGCCTCTTCAACTCAGTCCTTATTCTAAACTTCCTAGCAGGGTAAGACTTAGCGGCTAGGTGGGCATTGGTGACTGAAAGGgcaagatggggagagagggcacAGGGGAAAGTTCAAAGccaaggagaaaggagagaaagcagaaaaggTCAAAACCAAGAATGCAGTGAGGTGGGAATGCGGGTGATGGAAGATAATACAGAACTTCCTTAGAAACCAGCAGCGAGCAAATTCCAACCATAAGGCGATGATGCCACTTGTAGGCCCTCAGATTGGAGAGTATGGAGATGAGTGACAGGGCGGTGTACATCGGGGCACCACCGCACAAAGATAGGCGGTGTGAGTGTttcgggggcggggggtgggtaAAGGATGCGTGTGCTTgtggctgctgggggcggggggctcagcAACACTGGCCGCTGGAGTCGGGGGCGAGCGCGGCGGTGACGCGCGGCCGTCACGTGACCCCGAGCTGCAGAGGGACGCAGCCTCGGGTGCAGTCGTCACTCGCGTCTGGCTACCAGCTCCCCGCTGCCCTGCGCTCGGCGGGCTGGCATCGGGCCCGGGCAGAGCGGAGCAGGTGAGGGCCCCGGCGGCCAGGGCGGCAGCGGCGGGCGAGGAGAACAGCGCAGCGGGCCCCGCCGCTTTCTGTTTATACAGTGGCCCCCAGGAGTAGGGGTGCAGGGGCGGCTGGGGTGCTGgaggggagagcagcagagcaggcaggagccagaggaaGTCCCCCCGCCCCGGGACGCTGCGGGAAAACGGTGAACaccggagggggcggggcggctcTGCGGAGGGACGCGGCCGCTGAGGGCCTGGACGGAGGCGCGGGGGCCAGGGCGGCGGGAAGGGGccggcagggggcggggagggggggcgtAGCGGTGCCGAGCGCTCGCCTGCAGCCGCCCCCTCTCCCCGACCCCGCCGTCTGCAGGTCTGCAGGTCTGAGGCGCTGAGTGTCGCGGCGGCGCGCCGGCGGCGAGAatcgggaggaggaggagaccgcAAGGATAGGCCCAGGTCGGTGGGACAgaccggggtgggggcggcggggaGGAGCGTGCGGAAACCCTATCTGGGACCCCAGACCCCTCCAGCGAcccgtgccccctccccctccctgtccctgtcctccaTTTTGGTGCCTGCAGAGCTCTGGGAAAGAATCctgggaaaagaaaaatggtgGGCTTTGGAGGGGATGGGGgatgaggggaggaggaggagagagagctaGAGGGAGGGGCTCGCATTGGAGGCCCCCTAGAGGGCGCACGAAGCGTCGAAGGTGGGAAAAATTAAACCTGTGGTGTCAGGGCTCTGAATCCTGCTGGTCAGTGCACCACGCATTCAGTCTCTCCTCACCCTTTACTTGTGTCCAAAGAAAcacagccagaaaaaaaaaattcaattcacCATGGCAAATATCCACCAGGAAAACGAACCAATGGAGCAGCCCATGCCGAATGGAGAAGACCGCCCTTTGGGAGGAGGTGAAGGCCACCAGCCTGCAGGAAATAACAGACGGGGACAGGCTCGCCGACTTGCCCCTAATTTTCGATGGGCCATACCCAATAGGCAGGGCAATGATGGGATGGGTGGAGATGGGGATGATATGGAAATGTTCATGGAGGAGATGAGAGAAATCAGGAGAAAACTTAGGGAGTTGCAGCTGAGGAATTGTTTGCGTATCCTTATGGGGGAGCTCTCCA comes from the Oryctolagus cuniculus chromosome X, mOryCun1.1, whole genome shotgun sequence genome and includes:
- the BEX3 gene encoding protein BEX3 isoform X1; protein product: MANIHQENEPMEQPMPNGEDRPLGGGEGHQPAGNNRRGQARRLAPNFRWAIPNRQGNDGMGGDGDDMEMFMEEMREIRRKLRELQLRNCLRILMGELSNHHDHHDEFCLMP
- the BEX3 gene encoding protein BEX3 isoform X2; this translates as MEQPMPNGEDRPLGGGEGHQPAGNNRRGQARRLAPNFRWAIPNRQGNDGMGGDGDDMEMFMEEMREIRRKLRELQLRNCLRILMGELSNHHDHHDEFCLMP